From Synoicihabitans lomoniglobus, the proteins below share one genomic window:
- a CDS encoding fumarate hydratase, producing MPTPPFVYQDPFPLGKDETQYRLLSQEGISTTEFEGQTMLKVAPEALAFLAGQAFHDCSFTLRPKHLEQVAAILDDPEASDNDRYVATTLLKNAEIAAEGILPFCQDTGTAIIMGKKGQRVWTGANDAEWLSRGVYDCYTKENLRYSQSAPLSMFEEKNTGTNLPAQIDLYATEGDEYKFLFVAKGGGSANKTFLYQQTRALLNPKSLEAFVVEKMKSLGTAACPPYHLTFVIGGTSAETCLKTVKLASTKYLDALPTSGNDHGQAFRDIELEAKVLKLAQSTGIGAQFGGKYFALDVRIVRLPRHGASCPVGIGVSCSADRNIKAKINRDGIWLEQMENNPGRLIPESMRTIKQDNVVHIDLNQPMPDILAELSKHPVTTRVLLNGPLIVARDIAHAKLKERIDAGQGLPDYLKQHPVYYAGPAKTPVGYASGSFGPTTAGRMDSYVDLFQANGGSMIMLAKGNRSNAVTQACQKHGGFYLGSIGGPAAILAKESIRKVDVLEYPELGMEAVWKIEVENFPAFILVDDKGNDFFVNGCAACVPGK from the coding sequence ATGCCTACGCCTCCCTTCGTCTACCAAGACCCCTTCCCGCTCGGGAAGGATGAGACTCAATACCGCCTCCTGTCCCAGGAAGGCATCTCCACCACGGAGTTCGAGGGGCAGACCATGCTCAAAGTCGCCCCGGAGGCGCTGGCATTTCTGGCGGGACAGGCATTTCACGACTGTTCCTTCACGCTGCGACCCAAGCACCTGGAACAAGTCGCCGCCATCCTCGACGACCCGGAGGCTTCGGACAACGACCGCTACGTCGCCACTACGCTCTTGAAAAACGCCGAGATTGCTGCCGAAGGCATCCTCCCGTTCTGTCAGGATACCGGCACCGCCATCATCATGGGCAAAAAAGGTCAGCGCGTGTGGACCGGAGCCAACGATGCCGAGTGGCTCTCGCGCGGCGTCTACGACTGCTACACCAAGGAGAACCTACGCTACTCGCAATCCGCCCCGCTCTCCATGTTTGAGGAGAAAAACACCGGCACCAACCTGCCCGCGCAGATCGACCTCTACGCCACCGAGGGCGACGAATACAAATTCCTCTTCGTGGCCAAAGGCGGCGGCTCGGCCAACAAAACCTTCCTGTATCAACAGACCCGCGCCCTGCTCAATCCGAAGAGCCTCGAAGCCTTCGTGGTCGAGAAAATGAAGTCGCTCGGCACCGCCGCCTGCCCGCCTTATCACCTCACGTTCGTGATCGGCGGCACCAGCGCCGAAACGTGTCTCAAGACCGTCAAGCTCGCCTCGACCAAATACCTCGATGCGTTGCCCACCAGCGGCAACGACCACGGGCAGGCGTTTCGCGACATCGAGTTGGAAGCCAAGGTGCTCAAACTCGCACAAAGCACCGGCATCGGCGCGCAGTTCGGCGGCAAGTATTTCGCGCTCGATGTGCGAATCGTGCGACTGCCGCGCCACGGCGCTTCGTGTCCGGTTGGCATCGGCGTTTCCTGCAGTGCCGACCGCAACATCAAGGCCAAGATCAACCGCGACGGCATCTGGTTGGAACAGATGGAAAACAACCCCGGCCGCCTCATCCCCGAATCCATGCGCACCATCAAACAGGACAACGTGGTGCACATCGATTTGAATCAGCCCATGCCGGACATCCTGGCGGAGCTCTCGAAACATCCGGTCACCACCCGCGTGCTATTGAACGGTCCGCTGATCGTCGCCCGCGACATCGCCCACGCGAAGTTGAAAGAGCGCATCGATGCCGGCCAGGGGCTGCCCGACTATCTCAAACAACATCCGGTTTACTACGCCGGTCCCGCCAAGACACCCGTCGGTTACGCGTCCGGCAGTTTTGGTCCGACGACCGCCGGTCGCATGGACAGCTATGTCGACCTGTTCCAGGCCAATGGCGGCTCCATGATCATGCTCGCCAAAGGCAACCGCTCCAACGCCGTCACCCAGGCTTGTCAAAAGCACGGCGGCTTCTACCTCGGCTCCATCGGTGGCCCCGCCGCCATCCTGGCCAAGGAGAGCATCCGCAAAGTCGACGTGCTGGAGTATCCCGAGCTCGGCATGGAAGCGGTGTGGAAGATCGAAGTGGAAAACTTCCCGGCCTTCATCCTCGTCGACGACAAGGGCAACGACTTCTTCGTCAACGGCTGCGCCGCCTGCGTGCCGGGCAAGTAA
- the fumC gene encoding class II fumarate hydratase, whose product MKERLEKDTMGEVAVSADRYWGAQTQRSIQNFPIGPAGSMPIEVIRAFGFLKKAAALANVDHGVLPREKSTLIAAVCDEIIAGKLDDHFPLVVWQTGSGTQSNMNCNEVIANRAHVMRGGELGVGERFIHPNDDVNKSQSSNDTFPTAMHIAAYHALVGRTIPAVTKLKETLAEKSAAMADIVKIGRTHWMDATPLTLGQEFSGYVAQLETSLAALARTLPSLAELALGGTAVGTGLNAPRGYDMTVAEHIADLTGYPFVTAPNKFAALAAHDGLVEAHGALKRLAVALTKIANDLRLLGSGPRCGIGEINLPANEPGSSIMPGKVNPTQVEALTMVCARVMGNDTTLTFAGASGQFELNVYKPVMIDAFLQSAHLLADACLAFNDHCAVGLEPNRPRIAAHLQNSLMLVTALNPHLGYEKAAQVAKKAHAEDSTLKEAAVALGFLTTEQFDAWVDPAEMTGPLAAKSSAD is encoded by the coding sequence ATGAAGGAACGCCTTGAAAAAGACACCATGGGTGAGGTCGCCGTGTCGGCCGACCGTTACTGGGGAGCCCAGACCCAGCGCTCGATACAGAACTTCCCCATTGGTCCGGCGGGGTCGATGCCGATCGAGGTCATTCGCGCTTTCGGATTTCTGAAAAAGGCGGCGGCGTTGGCCAATGTGGACCACGGGGTGTTGCCTCGCGAAAAATCAACCCTCATCGCCGCCGTGTGCGATGAAATCATCGCCGGTAAACTCGATGATCATTTCCCATTGGTCGTCTGGCAAACGGGCTCGGGCACGCAGTCCAACATGAACTGCAACGAGGTGATCGCGAACCGCGCCCACGTGATGCGCGGGGGTGAACTTGGAGTGGGGGAGCGCTTCATTCACCCCAACGATGACGTCAATAAATCGCAGTCGTCGAACGACACGTTTCCCACCGCGATGCACATCGCGGCCTACCACGCTCTGGTGGGGCGGACGATTCCCGCCGTCACGAAACTCAAGGAGACCCTGGCCGAGAAATCCGCCGCCATGGCGGACATCGTGAAAATCGGGCGCACGCACTGGATGGACGCCACCCCGCTGACGCTGGGCCAGGAGTTTTCCGGCTACGTGGCCCAACTCGAAACCAGTCTCGCTGCGCTTGCCCGCACGTTGCCGTCGCTCGCCGAACTCGCTCTCGGCGGCACCGCTGTCGGCACGGGCCTGAATGCGCCGCGCGGTTACGACATGACCGTGGCCGAACACATCGCCGACCTTACGGGTTATCCCTTCGTGACCGCGCCCAACAAATTTGCCGCGCTGGCCGCGCACGACGGTCTGGTCGAAGCTCACGGGGCGCTCAAGCGTCTCGCCGTCGCACTCACCAAAATCGCCAACGATCTTCGCCTCCTCGGCTCGGGACCGCGGTGCGGCATTGGCGAGATCAATCTGCCCGCCAACGAACCCGGCTCGTCGATCATGCCCGGCAAAGTCAACCCGACCCAAGTCGAGGCACTCACCATGGTCTGTGCCCGGGTCATGGGCAACGACACCACCCTCACCTTCGCCGGAGCCAGCGGCCAGTTTGAGCTCAACGTCTACAAGCCCGTGATGATCGATGCGTTCCTGCAGTCGGCCCACTTGCTGGCCGACGCCTGTCTCGCGTTCAACGACCATTGCGCCGTCGGACTCGAGCCCAACCGCCCCCGGATCGCCGCGCATCTGCAGAACTCCCTCATGCTCGTCACCGCGCTCAATCCGCACCTCGGTTACGAAAAGGCGGCACAGGTCGCGAAGAAAGCGCATGCGGAAGATTCGACGCTCAAGGAAGCGGCGGTCGCACTCGGATTTCTGACGACAGAGCAGTTCGATGCGTGGGTCGACCCCGCCGAGATGACCGGACCGCTGGCCGCGAAATCGTCCGCAGATTGA
- a CDS encoding KpsF/GutQ family sugar-phosphate isomerase — MAIAPKSALKRARACLAIEQDALAATAVALDKSFVAVAQALDAVADRGGKLICSGVGKSAHIAQKLVGTFNSTGLPTCFLDATQALHGDLGLCTKGDVAILFSNSGQSEEVLRLLPLLRRFGVTVVACTSHPKSDLAREADLKLLYVVPREACPLELAPTASTTAALALGDALAMVLLEARGVTRDDFAKYHPAGNLGRILLLRVADIMRQGNRLPIAPDTVSTQDAILLMTKAKSGSIALVATKTGKLTGILTDGDFRRSALTGPNFLQQPVKTFMTKGPKTVRDDALGVDALRLFEAHRIDDLIVVDAQGKPVGLVDGQDLPKLKIV, encoded by the coding sequence ATGGCCATCGCACCCAAATCCGCCCTCAAACGCGCCCGCGCTTGTCTGGCCATCGAACAAGACGCCCTCGCCGCCACGGCGGTGGCTTTGGACAAGTCGTTCGTCGCCGTCGCCCAAGCCCTCGACGCCGTCGCCGACCGCGGGGGGAAACTCATCTGTTCCGGCGTGGGCAAGTCCGCGCACATCGCCCAAAAGCTCGTCGGCACGTTCAACAGCACCGGCCTGCCGACTTGTTTCCTGGATGCGACTCAGGCTCTCCACGGCGATCTCGGCCTGTGCACCAAGGGCGACGTGGCCATCCTTTTCAGCAACAGTGGCCAATCCGAAGAAGTGTTGCGACTCCTGCCGTTGCTGCGCCGGTTCGGTGTGACCGTCGTGGCTTGCACGTCTCATCCCAAGTCGGACCTCGCGCGCGAAGCCGATCTGAAACTGCTCTACGTCGTGCCCCGCGAAGCCTGCCCGCTGGAGCTCGCCCCGACCGCCAGCACCACAGCCGCCCTCGCCCTCGGCGATGCGCTCGCGATGGTGCTGCTGGAGGCCCGCGGCGTCACCCGGGACGACTTCGCCAAATACCATCCGGCAGGCAACCTCGGCCGCATCCTCCTGCTGCGCGTCGCGGATATCATGCGCCAAGGCAACCGGTTGCCGATCGCGCCCGACACGGTTTCCACGCAGGACGCGATCCTGCTCATGACCAAGGCCAAGAGCGGCAGTATCGCGCTGGTGGCCACGAAAACGGGCAAACTTACGGGGATTTTAACCGACGGCGACTTCCGCCGCAGCGCGCTGACCGGTCCTAATTTTCTGCAGCAGCCCGTTAAAACGTTCATGACCAAAGGGCCCAAAACGGTGCGCGATGACGCGCTCGGCGTGGATGCGCTTCGGTTGTTCGAAGCGCACAGAATCGACGACCTGATCGTGGTGGACGCTCAGGGAAAACCCGTCGGTCTGGTCGACGGTCAGGACCTGCCCAAGCTGAAAATCGTCTAG
- a CDS encoding LysM peptidoglycan-binding domain-containing protein produces the protein MMRSSSRFLAPCLLGFVLLTGCNRLPDSEPVAETSEPAYVEGKRLLRQGNEQGALASFTRVIGTRADGAPESHLEVGLLYQLEIKDPIIAIYHFRRYLELKPNSAQADLVRQRIDAATREFARTLPAQPLENQARRNDMLDVVQRLQSENTRLKDEIATLRSNTGSVSVPVRPRTSGMAITSAPEPTPTTAANPTPGRTVTAPTRPDEAPAARPAGQRVHTVVKGDTLYSLARHYYSNSTRAKDIYAANRGVMKSQNDLQIGMQLVIP, from the coding sequence ATGATGCGATCGTCGTCGCGATTTTTAGCACCTTGCCTGCTCGGTTTCGTGCTGCTGACCGGTTGTAACCGGCTGCCGGACAGCGAGCCGGTGGCGGAGACCTCCGAGCCGGCTTACGTCGAAGGCAAACGACTCCTCCGGCAGGGCAATGAACAAGGGGCGTTGGCCTCGTTCACCCGCGTGATCGGAACCCGGGCCGACGGAGCGCCCGAGTCCCATTTGGAGGTGGGATTGCTCTACCAGCTCGAGATCAAAGACCCGATCATCGCGATCTATCATTTTCGCCGTTATCTGGAGCTCAAACCCAACTCCGCCCAAGCGGATCTGGTGCGCCAGCGCATCGACGCCGCCACCCGGGAGTTTGCCCGCACCCTCCCGGCGCAGCCCCTCGAAAATCAGGCCCGCCGCAATGACATGCTCGATGTGGTGCAACGCCTGCAAAGCGAGAACACCCGCTTGAAGGACGAGATCGCGACGCTCCGCTCCAATACCGGCAGCGTCAGTGTGCCCGTGCGCCCGCGCACCTCGGGCATGGCCATCACCTCCGCACCCGAACCGACGCCCACCACCGCGGCGAACCCGACCCCCGGTCGCACGGTCACCGCGCCCACCCGGCCCGACGAAGCCCCCGCCGCCCGCCCGGCCGGGCAGCGTGTGCACACCGTGGTCAAGGGCGACACGCTCTACAGTTTGGCGCGTCACTATTACAGCAATTCGACCCGCGCCAAAGACATCTACGCGGCCAATCGCGGCGTGATGAAATCGCAAAACGATCTGCAGATCGGGATGCAGTTGGTCATCCCGTAG